A window from Leifsonia shinshuensis encodes these proteins:
- the rpsG gene encoding 30S ribosomal protein S7, with translation MPRKGPAPKRPVVADPVYGSPVVSQLVNKILLDGKKGLAERIVYDALEGVATKSGQDAVTTLKKALDNIRPTLEVRSRRVGGSTYQVPVEVKPHRANTLALRWLTSYAKGRREKTMTERLTNEILDASNGLGAAVKRREDTHKMAESNKAFAHYRW, from the coding sequence ATGCCTCGCAAGGGTCCCGCTCCGAAGCGCCCCGTCGTCGCCGACCCGGTCTACGGGTCCCCGGTCGTCAGCCAGCTCGTCAACAAGATCCTCCTCGACGGCAAGAAGGGCCTCGCCGAGCGCATCGTCTACGACGCGCTCGAGGGCGTCGCCACCAAGTCCGGCCAGGATGCGGTCACCACGCTCAAGAAGGCGCTCGACAACATCCGTCCGACCCTCGAGGTCCGCTCCCGCCGTGTCGGTGGTTCGACCTACCAGGTGCCGGTCGAGGTGAAGCCGCACCGCGCCAACACCCTCGCGCTCCGCTGGCTCACCAGCTACGCCAAGGGCCGTCGCGAGAAGACGATGACCGAGCGTCTCACCAACGAGATCCTCGACGCCTCGAACGGCCTCGGCGCCGCCGTGAAGCGCCGTGAGGACACGCACAAGATGGCCGAGTCGAACAAGGCCTTCGCTCACTACCGCTGGTAA
- the tuf gene encoding elongation factor Tu, with the protein MAKAKFERTKPHVNIGTIGHVDHGKTTLTAAISKVLADKYPSATNVQRDFASIDSAPEERQRGITINISHVEYETPKRHYAHVDAPGHADYIKNMITGAAQMDGAILVVAATDGPMAQTREHVLLAKQVGVPYLLVALNKSDMVDDEEILELVELEVRELLSSQDFDGDNAPVVRVSGLKALEGDEKWTQSILDLMEAVDESIPDPVRDKDKPFLMPIEDVFTITGRGTVVTGRAERGTLAINSEVEIVGIRPTQKTTVTGIEMFHKQLDEAWAGENCGLLLRGTKREDVERGQVVAKPGSVTPHTNFEGTAYILSKDEGGRHNPFYTNYRPQFYFRTTDVTGVISLPEGTEMVMPGDTTDMSVELIQPIAMEEGLGFAIREGGRTVGAGTVTKINK; encoded by the coding sequence GTGGCTAAGGCCAAGTTCGAGCGGACTAAGCCGCACGTCAACATCGGAACCATCGGTCACGTCGACCACGGCAAGACGACGCTCACCGCGGCGATCTCCAAGGTGCTTGCTGACAAGTACCCGTCGGCGACCAACGTTCAGCGCGACTTCGCGTCGATCGACTCGGCTCCGGAAGAGCGTCAGCGTGGTATCACGATCAACATCTCGCACGTCGAGTACGAGACGCCGAAGCGCCACTACGCGCACGTTGACGCCCCGGGTCACGCCGACTACATCAAGAACATGATCACCGGTGCCGCTCAGATGGACGGCGCGATCCTCGTGGTCGCCGCCACCGACGGCCCGATGGCTCAGACCCGTGAGCACGTTCTGCTCGCCAAGCAGGTCGGCGTGCCGTACCTGCTCGTCGCGCTGAACAAGTCCGACATGGTCGATGACGAGGAGATCCTGGAGCTTGTCGAGCTCGAGGTCCGTGAGCTGCTCTCCAGCCAGGACTTCGACGGCGACAACGCTCCGGTCGTCCGCGTCTCGGGCCTGAAGGCTCTCGAGGGCGACGAGAAGTGGACGCAGTCCATCCTCGACCTCATGGAGGCCGTCGACGAGTCCATCCCGGACCCGGTGCGCGACAAGGACAAGCCGTTCCTGATGCCGATCGAGGACGTCTTCACGATCACCGGTCGTGGCACCGTCGTCACCGGTCGCGCCGAGCGCGGCACCCTCGCCATCAACTCCGAGGTCGAGATCGTCGGCATCCGCCCGACGCAGAAGACCACGGTCACCGGTATCGAGATGTTCCACAAGCAGCTCGACGAGGCGTGGGCCGGCGAGAACTGTGGTCTGCTCCTCCGCGGCACCAAGCGCGAGGACGTGGAGCGCGGCCAGGTCGTCGCGAAGCCGGGTTCTGTGACCCCTCACACCAACTTCGAGGGAACCGCCTACATCCTGTCCAAGGATGAGGGTGGCCGTCACAACCCCTTCTACACGAACTACCGTCCGCAGTTCTACTTCCGCACCACCGACGTCACCGGCGTCATCTCGCTGCCCGAGGGCACCGAGATGGTCATGCCCGGCGACACCACCGACATGTCGGTCGAGCTGATCCAGCCGATCGCCATGGAGGAGGGCCTCGGCTTCGCCATCCGTGAGGGTGGCCGCACCGTGGGCGCCGGTACCGTCACGAAGATCAACAAGTAA
- the rpsL gene encoding 30S ribosomal protein S12 translates to MPTIQQLVRKGRTPKVTKTKAPALKANPQQRGVCTRVYTTTPKKPNSALRKVARVKLSNGTEVTAYIPGEGHNLQEHSMVLVRGGRVKDLPGVRYKIVRGALDTQAVKNRKQARSRYGAKMEKK, encoded by the coding sequence GTGCCAACCATTCAGCAGTTGGTCCGCAAGGGACGGACGCCGAAGGTCACCAAGACCAAGGCCCCCGCCCTGAAGGCCAACCCCCAGCAGCGCGGCGTGTGCACCCGTGTCTACACCACCACCCCCAAGAAGCCGAACTCGGCGCTCCGCAAGGTCGCCCGTGTGAAGCTGTCGAACGGGACCGAGGTCACCGCTTACATCCCCGGTGAGGGCCACAACCTGCAGGAGCACTCCATGGTGCTCGTCCGTGGCGGCCGTGTGAAGGACCTTCCCGGCGTCCGCTACAAGATCGTCCGCGGCGCCCTGGACACCCAGGCCGTGAAGAACCGCAAGCAGGCTCGCAGCCGTTACGGCGCGAAGATGGAGAAGAAGTAA
- a CDS encoding putative T7SS-secreted protein, giving the protein MSDREFQPLTGDPDVLEAKARHYQSIGEAIQRSVKELKKIHDLDGYKSQAVSKLQEMSRDTADDIDKAKDRYSKTASALLTYAGELRGAQDDAEKAITLIQQKQGDADAAHKAATTAHTTAEKAKPEDASTAGKAADQADDAARAANAALQAAHQAWYDARDRKNRAAEKAVDAIVDVVDHHNHGLKNPGFWDKVMDVIETIGDIAGILAIFFAWVPILGQVLAVIALVASIIKLVDAVVKFANGEGSFLDILGAAVTVVLSVFGGRIFSFLGKAARIKALARVPRTVGGVHTSPNAMLKAQIGKRLMKSATKKLFENPAKDLNIWKAAGDSAAAQREAYQALVANGADRAKAMRALLGVDQNVVRAVTHDVKARELNPLTVVAAYHQGSALYNKGVELVNLPGKVDLVVNKLDGGRNHTDLPQLPSADLQKFVLGKADTYAPTYKSHNG; this is encoded by the coding sequence GTGAGCGACCGGGAGTTCCAGCCGCTGACCGGGGATCCGGACGTCCTTGAGGCGAAGGCCCGGCACTACCAGTCGATCGGCGAGGCGATCCAGCGCTCCGTGAAGGAGCTCAAGAAGATCCACGACCTCGACGGCTACAAGTCCCAGGCCGTGTCCAAGCTGCAGGAGATGTCGCGCGACACCGCCGACGACATCGACAAGGCCAAGGACCGCTACTCCAAGACCGCCAGCGCGCTCCTCACCTACGCCGGCGAGCTCCGTGGCGCGCAGGACGACGCCGAGAAGGCGATCACGCTCATCCAGCAGAAGCAGGGCGACGCGGACGCTGCGCACAAGGCGGCCACGACGGCGCACACCACGGCAGAGAAGGCGAAGCCCGAGGACGCCTCCACAGCCGGCAAGGCGGCGGACCAGGCGGACGACGCAGCGCGCGCCGCGAACGCCGCGCTCCAGGCGGCGCACCAGGCCTGGTACGACGCCCGCGACCGCAAGAACCGGGCCGCCGAGAAGGCGGTCGACGCGATCGTCGACGTCGTCGACCACCACAACCACGGCCTCAAGAACCCCGGCTTCTGGGACAAGGTGATGGATGTCATCGAGACCATCGGGGACATCGCCGGAATCCTGGCGATCTTCTTCGCCTGGGTCCCCATCCTCGGCCAGGTGCTCGCGGTGATCGCGCTCGTCGCCTCCATCATCAAGCTGGTGGATGCGGTGGTGAAGTTCGCGAACGGCGAGGGCAGCTTCCTCGACATCCTCGGCGCCGCCGTGACCGTCGTCCTCAGTGTCTTCGGCGGACGCATCTTCAGCTTCCTGGGCAAGGCGGCGCGGATCAAGGCGCTGGCCCGCGTCCCCCGGACGGTCGGGGGCGTGCACACCAGCCCGAACGCCATGCTGAAGGCCCAGATCGGCAAGCGCCTGATGAAGTCGGCGACCAAGAAGCTCTTCGAGAACCCGGCGAAGGATCTCAACATCTGGAAGGCGGCCGGCGACTCGGCGGCGGCGCAGCGCGAGGCGTACCAGGCCCTGGTCGCGAACGGCGCCGACCGGGCCAAGGCGATGCGCGCCCTCCTGGGCGTCGACCAGAACGTGGTCCGCGCCGTCACGCACGACGTGAAGGCGCGGGAGCTCAACCCGCTGACCGTGGTCGCGGCCTACCACCAGGGCTCCGCGCTCTACAACAAGGGCGTCGAGCTGGTGAACCTGCCGGGCAAGGTCGACCTGGTCGTCAACAAGCTCGACGGCGGCCGCAACCACACCGACCTGCCGCAGTTGCCGAGCGCCGACCTGCAGAAGTTCGTGCTCGGCAAAGCCGACACGTACGCTCCCACCTACAAGAGTCACAACGGCTGA
- the fusA gene encoding elongation factor G, with the protein MAQDVLTDLNKVRNIGIMAHIDAGKTTTTERILFYTGVNHKIGETHDGASTTDWMEQEKERGITITSAAVTCFWNKNQINIIDTPGHVDFTVEVERSLRVLDGAVAVFDAKEGVEPQSETVWRQADKYNVPRICFVNKMDKLGADFYFTVDTIISRLGAKPLVMQLPIGSESDFVGVVDLIEMRALVWPGDAKGDVTMGAKYEVQEIPADLQAKAEEYRAKLIETVAESDDALLEKFFGGEEITVPEIKAAIRKLTVNNEIYPVLCGSAFKNRGVQPMLDAVIDYLPSPLDVPAIEAHNPRDEEQVIMRHADATEPFSALAFKVAVHPFFGRLTYVRVYSGRIDSGAQVVNSTKGKKERIGKIFQMHANKENPVDFVTAGNIYAVIGLKDTTTGDTLSDPDNQVVLESMTFPEPVIEVAIEPKTKADQEKLGTAIQKLAEEDPTFRTEQNQETGQTVIKGMGELHLDILVDRMKREFNVEANVGKPQVAYRETIRRTVEKYDYTHKKQTGGSGQFAKVQISLEPMEVTPETSYEFVNAVTGGRVPREYIPSVDAGIQDAMQVGVLAGFPTVGVKATLVDGASHDVDSSEMAFKIAGSMAYKEAARKANPVLLEPLMAVEVRTPEEYMGDVIGDLNSRRGQIQSMEDASGVKVVRANVPLSEMFGYIGDLRSKTSGRAVYSMQFDSYAEVPKAVADEIVQKSKGE; encoded by the coding sequence GTGGCACAGGACGTGCTCACTGACCTGAACAAGGTCCGCAACATCGGCATCATGGCCCACATCGATGCCGGCAAGACCACCACGACCGAGCGCATCCTGTTCTACACGGGCGTCAACCACAAGATCGGCGAGACGCACGACGGCGCCTCGACCACCGACTGGATGGAGCAGGAGAAGGAGCGCGGCATCACCATCACGTCCGCGGCCGTGACCTGCTTCTGGAACAAGAACCAGATCAACATCATCGACACGCCCGGACACGTCGACTTCACCGTCGAGGTGGAGCGCTCGCTCCGCGTGCTCGACGGCGCGGTCGCCGTCTTCGACGCGAAGGAGGGCGTGGAGCCCCAGTCGGAGACCGTGTGGCGCCAGGCCGACAAGTACAACGTCCCGCGCATCTGCTTCGTCAACAAGATGGACAAGCTGGGCGCCGACTTCTACTTCACGGTCGACACCATCATCTCCCGCCTCGGCGCCAAGCCGCTGGTGATGCAGCTCCCGATCGGTTCCGAGTCCGACTTCGTCGGCGTCGTCGACCTGATCGAGATGCGCGCGCTGGTCTGGCCGGGCGACGCCAAGGGCGATGTGACCATGGGCGCCAAGTACGAGGTCCAGGAGATCCCCGCCGACCTCCAGGCCAAGGCCGAGGAGTACCGCGCGAAGCTGATCGAGACCGTCGCCGAGAGCGACGACGCGCTGCTCGAGAAGTTCTTCGGCGGCGAGGAGATCACGGTCCCCGAGATCAAGGCCGCGATCCGCAAGCTCACCGTCAACAACGAGATCTACCCGGTCCTCTGCGGTTCGGCGTTCAAGAACCGCGGCGTCCAGCCGATGCTCGACGCCGTGATCGACTACCTCCCGTCGCCGCTCGACGTGCCCGCCATCGAGGCGCACAACCCGCGCGACGAGGAGCAGGTCATCATGCGTCACGCCGACGCGACCGAGCCCTTCTCGGCGCTGGCCTTCAAGGTCGCCGTGCACCCGTTCTTCGGTCGTCTGACCTACGTCCGCGTGTACTCGGGCCGCATCGACTCCGGTGCCCAGGTCGTCAACTCGACCAAGGGCAAGAAGGAGCGCATCGGCAAGATCTTCCAGATGCACGCCAACAAGGAGAACCCGGTCGACTTCGTCACCGCCGGGAACATCTACGCGGTGATCGGCCTCAAGGACACCACCACCGGTGACACCCTGAGCGACCCGGACAACCAGGTCGTGCTCGAGTCGATGACCTTCCCGGAGCCGGTGATCGAGGTCGCCATCGAGCCGAAGACCAAGGCCGACCAGGAGAAGCTGGGCACCGCGATCCAGAAGCTGGCCGAAGAGGACCCGACGTTCCGCACCGAGCAGAACCAGGAGACCGGCCAGACCGTCATCAAGGGCATGGGCGAGCTCCACCTCGACATCCTCGTCGACCGCATGAAGCGCGAGTTCAACGTCGAGGCGAACGTCGGTAAGCCCCAGGTGGCCTACCGCGAGACCATCCGCCGCACGGTGGAGAAGTACGACTACACCCACAAGAAGCAGACCGGTGGTTCCGGTCAGTTCGCAAAGGTGCAGATCAGCCTGGAGCCCATGGAGGTCACCCCGGAGACCTCGTACGAGTTCGTGAACGCCGTCACCGGCGGTCGCGTCCCGCGCGAGTACATCCCCTCGGTGGATGCGGGCATCCAGGACGCGATGCAGGTCGGCGTTCTCGCCGGCTTCCCGACGGTGGGCGTCAAGGCGACGCTCGTCGACGGTGCCTCGCACGACGTCGACTCCTCGGAGATGGCGTTCAAGATCGCCGGCTCGATGGCCTACAAGGAGGCCGCTCGGAAGGCGAACCCGGTGCTCCTCGAGCCGCTCATGGCGGTCGAGGTGCGTACGCCGGAGGAGTACATGGGCGACGTGATCGGCGACCTGAACTCCCGTCGTGGGCAGATCCAGTCCATGGAGGACGCCAGCGGTGTCAAGGTGGTGCGTGCCAACGTTCCGCTGTCCGAGATGTTCGGATACATCGGCGACCTGCGGTCGAAGACCTCGGGCCGCGCGGTGTACTCGATGCAGTTCGACAGCTACGCGGAGGTCCCGAAGGCTGTGGCCGACGAGATCGTCCAGAAGAGCAAGGGCGAGTGA
- a CDS encoding WXG100 family type VII secretion target codes for MANMNVTYGEMTDAANRLIAGKDDITAKLHELQNLVNGLVNGGFVTDQASGAFHSSYEQFTKGTTDAVNGLDGMSQFLTKAADALQNVDSELAKGIGG; via the coding sequence ATGGCCAACATGAACGTCACGTACGGCGAGATGACCGATGCCGCCAACCGCCTGATCGCGGGCAAGGACGACATCACCGCGAAGCTGCACGAGCTCCAGAACCTGGTGAACGGGCTCGTCAACGGCGGCTTCGTCACCGACCAGGCGTCGGGCGCCTTCCACAGCTCCTACGAGCAGTTCACCAAGGGCACCACCGACGCGGTGAACGGCCTCGACGGGATGTCGCAGTTCCTCACCAAGGCGGCGGACGCTCTGCAGAACGTCGACAGCGAGCTCGCCAAGGGCATCGGCGGCTGA